The proteins below are encoded in one region of Fimbriimonadaceae bacterium:
- the ahcY gene encoding adenosylhomocysteinase, which translates to MNTVTNPIKTDFHVADLALADWGRKEIAIAETEMPGLMAIRNEFAASQPLKGARIAGSLHMTIQTAVLIQTLQALGAEVRWASCNIYSTQDHAAAAIADAGIPVFAFKGESLDEYWEFTHRIFEWPDGGTPNMILDDGGDATLLVLLGSRAEQDPSVLDNPTSEEERALYASIRKRISPPPTPSSVSGAQAIPESRGGGYYSRIKANIVGVSEETTTGVHRLYELMKKGDLPFPAFNVNDSVTKSKFDNLYGCRESLVDGIKRATDVMIAGKVAVVCGYGDVGKGSAQALRALSAQVWVTEVDPICALQAAMEGYKVVTMEYAADKADIFVTATGNYHVITHDHMARMKDNAIVCNIGHFDNEIDVASLEKYEWDEIKPQVDHVIFPEGKRIILLAKGRLINLGCGTGHPSYVMSSSFANQVLAQIELWTKRGEYAPGVYVLPKHLDEKVARLQLSKLGVELTKLTPKQAEYIGVPVEGPYKTESYRY; encoded by the coding sequence ATGAACACCGTCACGAACCCGATCAAGACCGATTTCCACGTGGCCGACCTCGCCCTCGCTGATTGGGGGCGGAAAGAGATCGCCATTGCCGAGACCGAGATGCCTGGCCTCATGGCGATCCGGAACGAGTTCGCCGCGAGCCAGCCGCTCAAAGGCGCACGCATCGCCGGGTCGCTCCATATGACGATCCAGACCGCCGTGCTCATCCAGACCCTGCAGGCGTTGGGCGCCGAGGTGCGCTGGGCCAGCTGCAACATCTACAGCACGCAGGACCACGCCGCCGCCGCGATCGCGGACGCCGGCATCCCTGTCTTCGCGTTTAAGGGCGAGAGTCTGGACGAGTACTGGGAGTTCACCCACCGCATCTTCGAGTGGCCCGATGGCGGCACCCCGAACATGATCCTCGACGACGGGGGCGACGCGACGCTCCTCGTGCTCCTCGGCTCGCGGGCCGAGCAAGACCCGAGCGTGCTCGACAACCCGACCAGTGAAGAGGAGAGGGCCCTCTACGCGAGCATCCGAAAGCGGATTTCTCCTCCCCCAACCCCCTCCTCAGTTTCCGGGGCACAAGCCATCCCCGAAAGCCGAGGAGGGGGCTACTACAGCCGGATCAAGGCGAACATCGTGGGCGTGAGCGAGGAGACCACCACGGGCGTCCATCGGCTCTATGAGCTCATGAAGAAGGGCGACCTCCCCTTCCCCGCCTTCAACGTGAACGACTCAGTCACCAAGTCAAAATTCGACAACCTTTACGGTTGCCGGGAGAGCCTCGTAGACGGGATCAAGCGGGCGACCGACGTGATGATCGCGGGCAAGGTGGCCGTGGTCTGCGGCTATGGCGACGTCGGCAAGGGTTCGGCCCAGGCGCTCCGCGCGCTCAGCGCCCAGGTTTGGGTCACCGAGGTCGACCCGATCTGCGCCCTGCAGGCGGCGATGGAAGGCTACAAGGTCGTGACGATGGAGTACGCAGCCGACAAGGCAGATATCTTCGTCACCGCCACTGGCAACTACCACGTGATCACCCACGACCACATGGCGCGGATGAAGGACAACGCCATCGTCTGCAACATCGGCCACTTCGACAACGAGATCGACGTAGCCTCGCTCGAGAAGTACGAGTGGGACGAGATCAAGCCGCAGGTCGACCACGTCATCTTCCCGGAGGGCAAGCGGATCATCCTGCTCGCCAAGGGCCGGCTGATCAACCTCGGCTGCGGCACCGGGCACCCGTCGTACGTGATGTCGTCTTCGTTCGCGAACCAGGTTCTGGCCCAGATCGAGCTCTGGACGAAGCGCGGCGAGTACGCCCCCGGCGTCTACGTCCTGCCAAAGCACCTCGACGAGAAGGTCGCGCGGCTCCAGCTGAGCAAGCTAGGAGTCGAACTCACCAAACTCACTCCCAAGCAGGCGGAGTATATCGGCGTGCCGGTCGAGGGCCCATACAAGACCGAGAGCTATCGGTACTAA